A single genomic interval of Saccharospirillum mangrovi harbors:
- a CDS encoding GNAT family N-acetyltransferase, producing the protein MTDTTSLNANEFSRRLFERMQHPNLIRNLHTQFLYYQQDGIAVPTTLNDAVPDNCWVVSPLTQILGYAQDELPKLNSTVLRGLMRASIAVLGTPLRRAQLDKLQIFNNQCLSTNVYADAWQQINLKALRLQALQNHPDHALMLRSLNAQQNSMLMHKADQDGWLPIVNRQVYLYQNRDHWWSHHNARMDDKLLQQSGWSIRLLDADNHDDLLRAEQLYNQLYLDKYSRHNVQFTAEYFAQFSRAGLLSLYGLFNDDELLGVAGFIGVDQTITAPIIGYDTQQPQRRALYRRLMAFVIRYALDRNLTLNLSAGSPDFKRRRGGDAAIEYSYVYVRHLNVYRRATWRLLSWLSRVLYRPLLERFKL; encoded by the coding sequence ATGACAGACACAACCTCGTTAAACGCCAACGAATTCAGCCGTCGCCTGTTTGAGCGAATGCAACATCCAAATCTGATTCGCAATCTGCATACGCAATTTTTGTATTACCAGCAAGACGGCATTGCAGTGCCAACCACCCTGAACGACGCAGTGCCCGATAATTGCTGGGTGGTGTCGCCGCTGACGCAAATTCTTGGCTACGCGCAAGACGAATTACCGAAGCTGAATTCAACCGTGCTGCGCGGTTTGATGCGCGCCAGCATTGCCGTTCTTGGTACGCCGTTGCGTCGCGCTCAATTGGACAAATTGCAGATTTTCAACAACCAATGTTTGTCGACCAATGTCTACGCCGACGCCTGGCAGCAGATAAACCTGAAGGCGTTACGGCTACAGGCGCTGCAAAACCATCCCGACCATGCCTTGATGTTGCGCTCGCTGAATGCGCAACAGAATTCAATGTTGATGCACAAGGCTGATCAGGACGGCTGGCTACCCATCGTCAACCGTCAGGTTTATTTGTATCAAAACCGCGACCACTGGTGGTCGCATCACAACGCCCGCATGGACGATAAATTATTGCAGCAATCGGGTTGGTCAATTCGTCTACTCGATGCCGACAATCACGATGATCTGTTGCGTGCCGAACAGCTGTACAACCAACTCTATTTGGATAAATACAGTCGCCATAATGTGCAGTTTACTGCCGAGTATTTTGCACAATTCAGTCGCGCTGGATTGTTGTCACTTTATGGCCTGTTTAATGACGACGAACTGTTAGGCGTCGCCGGATTCATCGGTGTTGACCAAACCATTACCGCGCCGATCATCGGCTACGATACGCAACAGCCACAACGACGCGCGCTGTATCGGCGATTGATGGCGTTCGTTATTCGTTACGCGCTGGACCGGAATCTCACCCTGAACCTCAGCGCTGGCTCGCCCGATTTTAAACGCCGTCGTGGCGGTGATGCCGCCATCGAATACAGCTATGTGTACGTGCGCCATTTGAACGTCTATCGACGCGCGACCTGGCGGCTTTTATCCTGGCTCAGTCGGGTTCTGTATCGACCCTTATTGGAGCGATTCAAACTGTGA
- a CDS encoding carbamoyl-phosphate synthase large subunit has product MDVLITGARAPVALEWARLALAGGHRVWLADSLHWPLGRFIQGIEGYIKLPPPRFQFGAFSATLNGFLNRQHIDLLIPTCEEIFYLAQAKHQSNNHTHWLMPEKNLLFQLHNKFDSLPLLDGLAGVRTPATYLCQHPDDIRDDRNTILKPVFSRFGRQFIEHPEPGVLTSEQLNPRRPWVQQRRLSGEALCNYALYQHGQLIAHQAYRPLYRFNQAAASYFDPIDDARLHQFALEFGQRTGFHGQAAFDFIEQDGQLYCLECNPRATSGLHCLRQQLQLNSAGEFVYRKDTSHAYRVGFGLPIFFSLNAIRQCQFPALWRDYFRAQDALKDAQFPLQFGAQAQTLLELVARSVRYRMPLTDASTFDIEWNGPEALA; this is encoded by the coding sequence ATGGACGTCTTAATCACCGGCGCACGTGCACCGGTCGCATTGGAGTGGGCACGCCTGGCGCTCGCCGGCGGTCACCGTGTTTGGTTGGCCGACAGTCTGCATTGGCCTTTGGGCCGTTTTATCCAAGGCATCGAAGGCTACATAAAACTGCCACCGCCACGATTTCAATTCGGCGCGTTTTCAGCAACCCTGAACGGTTTCCTAAACCGGCAACACATCGATTTATTGATCCCAACCTGTGAAGAAATTTTTTATCTGGCGCAAGCAAAACACCAAAGCAATAACCATACGCATTGGCTTATGCCGGAAAAAAATTTGTTGTTTCAGCTGCACAACAAATTCGACAGCTTACCGCTGCTCGACGGACTCGCTGGCGTACGCACCCCAGCAACTTATTTGTGCCAACACCCGGACGATATTCGCGACGACCGCAACACCATTTTGAAGCCCGTTTTCTCGCGCTTCGGCCGGCAATTTATTGAGCACCCAGAACCCGGTGTCCTGACCAGTGAACAACTCAATCCGCGACGCCCTTGGGTACAACAACGCCGTTTATCCGGCGAAGCGTTATGCAACTACGCTCTCTATCAACACGGCCAATTAATCGCCCACCAGGCCTATCGGCCGCTGTATCGGTTCAACCAGGCAGCCGCCAGTTATTTCGATCCAATCGATGATGCCCGCCTGCATCAATTCGCACTGGAGTTCGGTCAGCGCACTGGTTTTCATGGCCAGGCGGCTTTTGATTTTATTGAGCAAGACGGCCAGCTGTATTGTCTGGAATGCAACCCACGCGCAACCAGCGGACTGCATTGTCTGCGACAACAGTTGCAATTGAATTCAGCCGGGGAGTTCGTCTACAGAAAAGACACGTCCCACGCTTACAGAGTCGGTTTCGGTCTGCCGATATTTTTTTCGCTCAATGCCATCCGGCAGTGTCAGTTTCCAGCGCTGTGGCGAGACTACTTCCGCGCTCAAGACGCGCTTAAAGACGCTCAGTTTCCACTGCAATTCGGCGCCCAAGCTCAGACGTTACTGGAACTGGTAGCGCGATCAGTCCGTTACCGGATGCCGCTGACCGATGCCAGTACATTCGATATCGAATGGAATGGGCCGGAGGCGTTGGCATGA
- a CDS encoding F390 synthetase-related protein, with amino-acid sequence METLGILRHFLATRWRHFPSRPALEDWQQKQLKRHLNWVCRHSPLYRDFLGKPLDEFPLMNKATMMAQFDQLNTRGLRRDELFDLALNAEKTRDFSRSNIADVTVGLSSGTSGQRGLFIVSRAERLEWAGTIFAKLLPTLRQPQRIALLLRADSSLYQTVHRGRIQFHYVDLSQPPEQWLESLERFQPTILVGSAQALQWCARNSERLAPNLVVSGAEVLTPTDRALLQQRFNCPINEIYQCTEGFLACTQRDGVLRWNEDAVHIEPKWLNAAHTHFSPIITDFRRRTQPIIRYQLDDVIEVGNMPGVFQSIGNIGGRCGDLLQLPGADITVTIMSDLIYRAIALASAETLDYRISQLSAHRLRIESNAQHSAIEQALTTLFRQQGALGSLEFEHAPAPVWQATQKQRRVVNAWTS; translated from the coding sequence ATGGAAACGCTCGGTATTTTGCGCCACTTCTTAGCCACACGATGGCGACATTTCCCATCGCGTCCAGCGCTGGAAGACTGGCAGCAAAAACAACTGAAGCGGCATCTGAATTGGGTGTGTCGGCACTCGCCTTTGTATCGCGATTTTCTGGGTAAACCACTCGACGAATTTCCGCTGATGAACAAAGCCACCATGATGGCTCAGTTCGATCAATTAAATACCCGTGGGTTGCGACGCGACGAGTTGTTTGATCTGGCATTGAACGCGGAGAAAACGCGCGATTTCAGTCGTTCAAACATCGCAGATGTGACAGTGGGCTTGTCATCCGGTACGTCCGGGCAACGCGGTTTATTTATTGTTTCCCGCGCTGAACGTCTGGAATGGGCCGGGACCATTTTCGCCAAATTATTACCAACTCTGCGCCAGCCGCAGCGCATCGCTTTATTACTGCGTGCTGACAGCTCGTTGTACCAAACGGTGCATCGCGGTCGCATCCAGTTTCACTACGTCGATCTGAGCCAACCACCCGAACAATGGCTGGAATCGCTCGAACGGTTTCAGCCAACGATTCTAGTCGGCAGCGCTCAGGCGTTGCAGTGGTGTGCCCGCAACAGCGAACGGCTGGCACCGAACCTTGTCGTTTCGGGTGCGGAAGTATTAACACCGACGGACCGGGCCTTATTGCAGCAACGCTTTAACTGCCCGATCAACGAAATCTACCAGTGCACCGAAGGGTTTTTAGCATGTACACAACGCGATGGTGTGCTGCGCTGGAACGAAGATGCGGTGCACATTGAACCGAAGTGGCTGAACGCAGCACACACGCATTTTTCACCAATCATCACCGACTTCCGGCGACGCACTCAGCCCATCATCCGTTACCAGTTGGACGACGTGATTGAGGTAGGAAACATGCCCGGCGTGTTTCAATCCATCGGTAACATCGGCGGGCGTTGTGGCGATTTATTGCAACTGCCTGGCGCTGACATAACCGTCACCATAATGTCCGATCTCATCTACCGCGCCATTGCATTAGCCAGTGCGGAAACTCTCGACTACCGCATCAGTCAGTTGTCAGCTCATCGGTTACGCATCGAAAGCAACGCTCAGCACTCCGCCATTGAGCAGGCGTTGACAACTTTGTTTCGTCAGCAAGGCGCGCTCGGTTCGCTTGAATTTGAACACGCCCCTGCGCCCGTCTGGCAGGCCACCCAAAAACAACGTCGGGTGGTCAACGCATGGACGTCTTAA
- a CDS encoding MBL fold metallo-hydrolase — protein sequence MPTGVSIRWFESGHCVHPGFMVKPGSGFAPRQFPAGVALVDHPTHGKLLFDTGYHAHFAESTRHFPERFYALVTPHTLHKGDSAKEQMADLGIAADDIEHLVLSHFHGDHVAGVCDYERAKLYCGPAGYDFLTHKNRLQRLQKGYLKELIPDDAKTRLNFVDQFELDVGDILQLPTGKLGLTATDLFGDETLYLVSLPGHAAGQLGMLVRLQNEFIFLLADACWLIDNLRDGVNQHWLANILCDDRRVYVDTLNKLRQCYQQAADRVVFVPSHCQETSQMLLQRGWMN from the coding sequence ATGCCCACTGGCGTCAGCATTCGCTGGTTTGAATCCGGCCACTGCGTTCACCCCGGTTTTATGGTCAAACCCGGCTCTGGTTTTGCGCCGCGACAATTCCCGGCCGGCGTTGCTTTGGTCGACCATCCGACCCACGGCAAGTTGTTATTCGACACCGGCTACCACGCCCACTTCGCCGAGAGCACACGGCATTTTCCGGAACGGTTTTACGCCCTGGTCACACCGCATACCTTGCACAAAGGCGACAGCGCGAAAGAACAAATGGCCGACTTGGGCATAGCGGCGGACGATATCGAGCATCTGGTGTTGTCGCATTTTCACGGCGATCACGTCGCCGGCGTGTGCGATTACGAACGCGCCAAACTCTATTGCGGACCGGCCGGCTACGACTTCCTAACGCACAAAAATCGGCTGCAACGATTGCAAAAAGGCTACCTCAAAGAACTGATTCCAGACGACGCCAAGACGCGGCTGAATTTTGTCGATCAGTTCGAGCTGGATGTCGGCGATATTCTGCAATTACCGACTGGAAAACTGGGCCTGACCGCCACCGATTTATTCGGCGATGAAACACTGTATCTGGTATCGCTGCCCGGACACGCAGCGGGTCAGTTAGGCATGCTGGTACGGTTACAGAACGAGTTTATTTTCCTGCTCGCCGATGCCTGTTGGTTGATCGACAACTTGCGTGACGGCGTCAATCAACACTGGCTGGCGAACATCCTGTGCGATGACCGTCGCGTTTATGTCGACACGCTAAACAAGCTGCGTCAGTGTTATCAGCAAGCTGCCGACCGGGTTGTGTTTGTGCCATCGCATTGCCAGGAGACTTCCCAAATGCTGTTGCAGCGCGGCTGGATGAACTGA